In a genomic window of Dyadobacter fermentans DSM 18053:
- a CDS encoding DUF4302 domain-containing protein — protein MKKSYLYLLFLATVFFSCENKDDTVFEESADVRLNAALASYEKQLVEAQYGWNAVIYPGGGGSYGFYFKFDDKNRVTMYSDFSDEAAGKPKESSYRLKAMQTPSLIFDTYSYLHVLADPDDAVNGGVLGEGLKSDFEFSIYGDSLTEDRMAFVGRKNQSRLVLTKATQVQATAYAKGDMAKGLAFNNIAKYIPYFKRVTLGANTYEITVNQSARTIMLTWLNGNVPKTFSTKYYFTPTGVAFVSPLVNGSQTITGFSNITWNANSTQVGFSGGGASGVVVSAIKPISVDLAAARRWWQAPVESGGDWRSDKGFHVNGVDDAFKVKDLKKDNLSYAFYMYAPAYNSRYDAFAPIFYDEDGIYLDYGHAPAKPNFTADGRVIFTEYGKFGQIPAGGAAQKSADILFDPSGFYLIQTSDETYDMVSAKDAKAWITWE, from the coding sequence ATGAAGAAATCATATTTATACCTGTTGTTTCTAGCCACTGTTTTCTTCTCGTGTGAAAACAAAGATGATACGGTTTTTGAAGAATCGGCGGACGTGCGGCTGAACGCGGCTCTGGCTTCATACGAAAAACAACTCGTGGAGGCGCAGTATGGCTGGAATGCGGTCATTTATCCTGGCGGAGGCGGTAGCTACGGGTTTTATTTCAAATTCGACGATAAAAACCGGGTTACGATGTATTCCGATTTCTCGGACGAAGCAGCCGGCAAACCGAAAGAAAGCAGCTATCGGTTGAAGGCGATGCAAACACCTTCGCTGATATTCGATACCTATTCTTACCTGCACGTGCTGGCCGATCCTGACGATGCAGTCAATGGCGGGGTACTGGGCGAAGGCCTCAAATCCGATTTCGAATTCAGCATTTATGGCGATTCTCTGACTGAGGACCGGATGGCATTTGTGGGGCGCAAGAACCAGAGCCGTCTCGTGCTCACCAAAGCGACACAGGTGCAAGCAACCGCGTATGCTAAGGGGGATATGGCCAAAGGATTGGCTTTCAATAATATTGCCAAATACATTCCCTATTTCAAACGGGTGACGCTGGGTGCCAATACTTATGAAATTACGGTTAACCAGAGCGCCCGGACGATCATGCTTACCTGGCTGAATGGAAATGTACCCAAAACTTTCAGCACGAAATACTACTTCACGCCGACGGGTGTGGCATTCGTGTCCCCGCTGGTAAACGGCTCGCAAACGATCACGGGTTTCAGCAACATCACCTGGAATGCCAATTCGACGCAGGTCGGTTTCAGTGGCGGTGGTGCAAGCGGGGTAGTGGTGAGCGCGATAAAGCCGATATCGGTCGATCTGGCGGCGGCGAGAAGATGGTGGCAAGCGCCCGTGGAGTCTGGTGGAGACTGGCGCTCGGATAAGGGATTTCACGTGAATGGTGTGGACGATGCATTCAAGGTGAAGGACCTTAAAAAAGATAACTTGTCTTATGCATTCTACATGTACGCGCCGGCTTACAATTCCCGGTACGACGCCTTCGCTCCGATTTTCTATGACGAGGACGGCATTTACCTTGATTACGGACATGCTCCCGCAAAGCCGAACTTCACTGCCGATGGCCGGGTGATTTTCACTGAATACGGGAAATTCGGGCAAATACCGGCGGGAGGCGCGGCACAGAAATCTGCGGACATTCTGTTTGATCCAAGCGGCTTTTACCTCATCCAGACATCGGACGAAACATACGACATGGTTAGCGCCAAGGATGCGAAGGCGTGGATTACGTGGGAATAG
- a CDS encoding SusC/RagA family TonB-linked outer membrane protein → MNLFYRISGPSRLVVLLLGVFFLSVSASPFSSFAFAADIDVRGVVKSVAGEPLIGSTVRVKGLQKGTVTNEKGEFLLQGVNENATLVITMIGFLPKEVKAARNLTIELAEDAVGLQDVVVTGFQQIDKDKFTGSAVTLKTDDVKIDGLPDVSRMLEGRAAGVSIQNVSGTFGAAPKIRIRGATSLNGANKPLWVIDGVVQEDIVNISNDQLSSGDPTTLLGSAVAGLNPNDIETFDILKDAAAAALYGARAMNGVIVITTKKGKSGKPVITYSGNFSTQLVPSYRNFNIMNSAQQMSVLGNLERDGYLGTNVLSKPDYGVYGKLYNLIQVGNDQGDFDLMNNPAKRREFLLGYAKANTDWFDVLFKQNFIHEHSLSVSFGTDKSNSYASVSYLDDNGWTIADKVKRYTLNFNNNYQLSDRLSIGLTTLASVRRQQAPGSLSRRSNPVEGKFDRDFDINPFSYALNTSRTLTAYDQNGNLEFFRRNFAPFNIVSELANNRLNLTLADIKLQGNLSYKITDNLSYDFLGALRYIQTGREHMITEHSNMANAYRAADNATIAAANKYLYVDPDDPNANPVVVLPSGGFYNRNEDQMLFYNVRNNLRYNQKFGERHEVNALVGQEVKFTNRQNSNNTGYGFQYDQGSTPFVDYRILKQTIETNFQYYGMQMDYERFAAFYGSLGYTLDGKYNVTGYVRYDGSNRFGKSAIARWLPTYTIAGSWNFDRENFFKNLSWLSMGRLRLSYGLSADTGPATNAAVLLQSIITRRPYADEKESAIQLAALQNTQLTWEKLYSGNVGLDVGLFANRINFTLDGYIRNSFDLIDQIKTSGIGGQIYKVANYADMESYGADFSVDGVLLKTRDWDFRSRITFGYSHTLITNVDNSPGIFDLVKAEGANVQGKPVRSLYSIDYNALNPKTGVPIFINEKGEVSQDVYLQDQNIQYLKYEGPVDPPFTGGFNNTLTYKGLTLNVFFTYQAGNKIRLNPLFRGTFSDLDATPKEFYDRWVIPGDERYGANPSISDQLEMLYLQGTYPYNVFNYSTERVAKGDFVRLKSVSLAYKLPLQVISRYGFSAASIQLSSINPWLIYSDKKLKGQDPEFFNSGGVAQPVQKQFTVALKLTL, encoded by the coding sequence ATGAATCTTTTCTATCGGATCAGTGGCCCGAGTCGGCTGGTTGTGTTGCTCCTGGGTGTCTTCTTTCTGTCCGTTTCCGCCTCTCCGTTTTCTTCTTTTGCATTTGCCGCCGATATCGACGTGCGGGGCGTGGTGAAAAGCGTGGCCGGCGAGCCGCTGATCGGTTCCACGGTGCGGGTGAAGGGCTTGCAGAAAGGCACAGTCACCAATGAGAAAGGCGAGTTTTTGTTGCAGGGTGTGAATGAAAATGCGACGCTCGTCATCACCATGATCGGTTTCCTGCCGAAAGAAGTCAAAGCCGCCCGTAACCTGACGATCGAGCTTGCCGAAGATGCCGTAGGCTTGCAGGACGTGGTCGTGACCGGTTTTCAACAAATCGACAAGGATAAATTTACCGGATCGGCTGTGACGCTGAAAACGGATGATGTGAAGATCGACGGTCTGCCCGACGTGAGCCGGATGCTCGAAGGCCGTGCCGCAGGCGTGTCGATCCAGAACGTTTCCGGCACATTCGGGGCGGCGCCCAAGATCCGTATCCGCGGGGCCACTTCGCTGAATGGCGCCAACAAGCCGCTCTGGGTAATCGACGGCGTGGTGCAGGAGGATATTGTGAACATTTCGAACGATCAGCTTTCCAGCGGCGACCCTACCACCTTGCTGGGCTCGGCCGTAGCGGGCCTCAACCCGAATGATATCGAAACATTCGACATATTAAAGGATGCCGCCGCCGCCGCATTGTACGGCGCCCGTGCGATGAACGGCGTGATCGTGATCACCACCAAAAAAGGAAAGAGCGGCAAGCCGGTGATTACCTATTCGGGAAATTTCAGCACGCAGCTCGTGCCGTCTTACCGGAACTTCAACATCATGAACTCGGCGCAGCAAATGTCGGTGCTGGGAAATTTGGAACGGGACGGTTATCTAGGTACGAATGTCCTTTCCAAGCCCGACTACGGCGTGTATGGGAAGCTTTATAATCTGATCCAGGTAGGTAACGACCAGGGCGATTTTGACCTGATGAATAACCCGGCCAAGAGACGTGAGTTTTTGTTAGGCTACGCGAAAGCCAATACCGACTGGTTCGATGTCCTTTTCAAGCAAAATTTTATTCATGAACATTCGCTGAGCGTTTCGTTTGGGACGGATAAGTCTAATTCGTACGCCTCGGTAAGTTACCTGGACGATAACGGCTGGACGATCGCGGATAAGGTTAAAAGATATACCCTCAATTTTAATAACAACTACCAGCTCTCCGACCGCCTCAGCATTGGCTTGACCACGCTGGCCTCGGTAAGGCGGCAACAGGCGCCAGGCTCTTTGAGTAGAAGAAGTAACCCGGTCGAGGGCAAGTTCGACCGCGATTTTGACATTAATCCGTTCAGTTATGCATTGAATACGAGCCGAACGCTCACTGCTTACGACCAGAATGGCAATCTTGAATTCTTTCGGAGGAACTTCGCTCCGTTCAATATAGTCTCCGAGCTGGCCAACAACCGGCTTAACCTGACATTGGCCGACATTAAATTGCAAGGCAACCTTTCCTATAAGATCACGGATAACCTGAGCTACGATTTCCTGGGCGCATTGAGGTACATCCAGACGGGCCGTGAGCACATGATCACCGAGCACAGCAATATGGCGAATGCTTATCGCGCGGCCGACAATGCTACCATTGCAGCGGCTAATAAGTATCTCTACGTCGATCCCGATGACCCGAATGCGAATCCCGTGGTGGTGTTGCCAAGCGGGGGGTTCTACAACCGCAATGAGGACCAGATGCTTTTTTACAACGTCAGGAACAACCTGCGCTACAACCAGAAGTTTGGTGAAAGGCACGAGGTCAATGCATTGGTGGGCCAGGAAGTGAAATTCACTAACCGCCAGAACTCCAATAATACCGGTTACGGGTTCCAGTACGATCAGGGCAGCACCCCATTTGTGGACTACCGCATTTTGAAACAAACCATTGAAACCAACTTCCAATACTACGGAATGCAGATGGACTATGAGCGGTTTGCAGCATTCTACGGCAGCCTTGGTTACACGCTGGACGGAAAGTATAACGTGACGGGTTACGTTCGTTACGACGGATCGAACCGCTTCGGCAAGTCGGCTATCGCGCGGTGGCTGCCTACCTACACCATTGCCGGTTCCTGGAACTTCGATCGCGAGAATTTTTTCAAAAACCTCAGTTGGCTGAGCATGGGGCGCTTGCGGTTGAGCTACGGGCTTTCGGCGGATACCGGTCCGGCGACCAATGCAGCAGTATTATTGCAAAGTATCATCACGCGCCGGCCGTATGCGGACGAGAAGGAGTCGGCGATACAGCTTGCTGCGCTGCAAAATACCCAGCTTACCTGGGAAAAATTGTACAGCGGCAACGTCGGGTTGGACGTTGGATTGTTCGCCAATCGCATCAATTTCACATTGGACGGCTACATTCGAAACAGCTTCGACCTGATCGATCAGATTAAAACTTCCGGAATCGGTGGGCAGATTTACAAGGTCGCCAACTACGCAGATATGGAGTCCTATGGTGCCGACTTTTCTGTGGATGGGGTGCTGTTGAAAACCCGCGATTGGGATTTCCGCTCCCGCATTACGTTCGGCTACTCGCACACGCTCATCACGAATGTGGATAACAGCCCGGGCATATTCGATCTCGTGAAAGCCGAAGGCGCGAATGTGCAGGGCAAGCCGGTGCGCAGCCTTTATTCGATCGATTATAATGCGCTGAACCCTAAAACAGGTGTGCCGATTTTTATCAATGAAAAAGGAGAAGTAAGCCAGGATGTGTATTTGCAGGATCAGAATATTCAGTACCTCAAATACGAAGGTCCGGTGGACCCGCCATTTACCGGTGGCTTTAATAATACATTGACTTATAAAGGATTGACGCTGAACGTATTCTTTACCTATCAGGCAGGTAATAAGATCAGGCTCAACCCGCTGTTCCGCGGCACATTCAGTGACCTCGATGCGACGCCCAAAGAGTTTTACGACCGTTGGGTAATTCCAGGCGATGAGCGTTATGGCGCCAATCCCTCGATTTCGGATCAACTGGAAATGCTATATCTGCAAGGTACTTATCCCTATAACGTCTTTAACTATTCGACCGAACGTGTTGCGAAAGGGGATTTTGTGCGGTTGAAATCGGTTTCGCTGGCGTACAAGCTGCCGTTGCAGGTGATTTCCCGCTACGGATTTTCAGCGGCAAGCATTCAGCTGTCGTCGATTAACCCGTGGCTGATTTATTCGGATAAAAAACTGAAAGGGCAAGATCCTGAGTTCTTCAATTCGGGTGGTGTGGCGCAGCCTGTGCAGAAGCAATTCACGGTGGCTTTGAAATTGACATTGTAA
- a CDS encoding zinc-binding metallopeptidase, with protein sequence MKTIFRHFTHYMIAALLLGMTSCKEEELGNVDDIPGLGGDVWAEGPIDKWIQDSLVVPYNISAKYKWDQFEFGNMTKNLVPPDEAQVVPLLSTIKKAWTTPYVEEAGKVFYNKYSPKFFILSGSNEYNVESGSITLGTAEGGRKVILYGVNLFKIKGMAGYDPGRDSSFVKDWFLHTIHHEFGHILHQTVFYPVEYKNISKAYYQGGNWINWSDADARRDGFITAYSSSSFDEDFVEMIAMMLTEGRAGFDKIVNSIPEGTSRSGVTKAQAQAALRQKEAIIVAYYKNTWKIDFYSLQNKVRTSMNKLF encoded by the coding sequence ATGAAAACGATATTCAGACATTTTACCCATTACATGATCGCCGCATTGCTGCTTGGCATGACTTCCTGCAAAGAGGAGGAGCTGGGCAATGTAGACGATATTCCCGGGCTGGGCGGCGACGTTTGGGCTGAGGGGCCGATCGATAAATGGATTCAGGATAGCCTGGTTGTTCCTTACAATATCTCCGCAAAATATAAGTGGGATCAGTTTGAGTTCGGGAATATGACCAAAAACCTGGTGCCGCCGGATGAAGCGCAAGTGGTTCCGTTGCTTAGCACAATTAAAAAAGCGTGGACAACCCCTTACGTCGAGGAGGCGGGAAAAGTGTTTTATAATAAATATTCACCCAAATTCTTCATTCTATCGGGTAGCAACGAGTACAATGTTGAATCAGGTTCTATTACGCTCGGAACGGCGGAAGGCGGCCGAAAAGTAATCCTGTACGGAGTAAATCTGTTCAAAATCAAGGGAATGGCCGGGTATGATCCGGGGCGGGACTCGTCTTTTGTGAAAGATTGGTTCCTGCATACCATCCACCACGAGTTCGGCCATATTCTGCATCAGACGGTGTTCTATCCTGTTGAATACAAAAACATTTCAAAAGCATATTACCAGGGTGGAAACTGGATCAACTGGAGTGATGCCGATGCGCGTCGCGACGGCTTTATTACCGCTTACAGCTCATCTTCCTTTGATGAGGATTTTGTGGAGATGATTGCGATGATGCTTACCGAAGGCAGGGCGGGTTTCGACAAAATCGTGAACTCGATACCGGAAGGAACGAGCCGCAGCGGCGTAACAAAGGCGCAGGCGCAGGCCGCGTTGCGGCAAAAAGAGGCTATTATTGTAGCCTATTACAAGAATACGTGGAAGATTGATTTTTACAGTCTGCAAAACAAAGTGCGGACTTCGATGAACAAATTGTTTTAA
- a CDS encoding glycosyltransferase family 2 protein yields the protein MDNTPLLTIVTVTYQAEKYLDRTLKSIERALLHAQEPAALEYLIIDGGSTDQTLSIAAKYSHFVSRVVSERDNGLYDAMNKGLQLASGKYVWFLNAGDEAFDEYTLQNLLPALSNGADVYYSDAMMVREDGSEVGLRSRFTPHTLPADLRWQHFALGMKVCHQAFIARKAIAPLYEYQNLSADIDWEIECLKRAKTLTFLPFVLCRYLLGGLSVKNHRRSLSDRFIVLRKHFGLITTLFNHLRIFWRGYWFAKKNGKYW from the coding sequence ATGGATAACACCCCGCTGCTCACGATCGTCACCGTCACCTACCAGGCCGAAAAGTACCTCGACCGGACCCTGAAAAGCATTGAAAGGGCATTGCTGCATGCACAAGAGCCAGCGGCTCTCGAATACCTGATCATCGACGGCGGCTCAACCGACCAGACGCTCAGCATTGCAGCGAAATACAGTCATTTCGTCTCCCGCGTAGTTTCCGAGAGAGATAATGGCCTTTATGATGCGATGAACAAAGGTTTGCAGCTCGCTTCGGGAAAGTATGTGTGGTTCCTGAATGCAGGCGACGAGGCTTTTGACGAATACACATTGCAAAACCTCCTGCCGGCGCTTTCGAACGGTGCCGACGTGTATTACAGCGATGCCATGATGGTGCGTGAAGATGGCTCGGAAGTGGGGCTGCGCAGCCGTTTCACGCCTCATACCCTACCTGCGGACCTGCGCTGGCAGCATTTTGCATTGGGCATGAAAGTGTGCCATCAGGCATTTATCGCCCGCAAAGCCATTGCGCCGCTTTATGAATATCAAAACCTCAGCGCCGATATTGACTGGGAAATCGAATGCCTGAAACGCGCCAAAACGCTCACTTTCCTGCCGTTCGTGCTTTGCCGGTACCTTTTGGGCGGGCTGTCTGTGAAAAATCATCGCCGCTCACTTTCCGACCGGTTTATTGTGCTCAGAAAGCATTTCGGGCTGATAACGACGCTGTTCAACCACCTGCGCATATTCTGGCGGGGATATTGGTTTGCCAAAAAGAACGGAAAATACTGGTAG
- a CDS encoding precorrin-2 dehydrogenase/sirohydrochlorin ferrochelatase family protein, whose amino-acid sequence MNNLFPIFLKLENLHTLIVGGGYVGLEKITAVLDNAPLALVTLVAPEIREEIRDIAAANSRINLIVRRFEDDDLLEKDLVIVATNDKPENKRIWETARARHMLANVADTPDICDFYLSSVVRKGNLKVAISTNGMSPTFAKRLKEVLGEALPDNLDTAMEQLKAVRDMLKGDFASKVDELNRITSVLTEKKKDAS is encoded by the coding sequence ATGAACAATCTCTTCCCGATATTCCTGAAACTTGAAAACCTGCACACGCTCATTGTAGGCGGCGGCTACGTAGGTTTGGAAAAAATCACTGCTGTGCTGGACAATGCACCGCTCGCCCTGGTCACGCTCGTGGCGCCTGAAATCCGTGAGGAAATCAGGGACATCGCTGCGGCCAATTCTCGAATAAATCTAATTGTGCGAAGGTTTGAAGACGACGATTTGCTGGAAAAAGACCTGGTGATCGTCGCCACGAACGACAAACCGGAAAACAAGCGTATCTGGGAAACCGCACGTGCCCGGCACATGCTCGCCAACGTAGCCGATACGCCCGATATCTGCGATTTTTACCTCTCTTCGGTTGTCAGAAAAGGGAATTTGAAGGTGGCTATTTCTACCAACGGAATGTCCCCGACCTTCGCGAAACGCCTCAAAGAAGTGCTCGGCGAAGCGCTTCCCGACAATCTCGATACCGCCATGGAGCAGCTCAAAGCGGTACGAGATATGCTCAAAGGTGATTTTGCATCCAAAGTCGATGAATTAAACCGGATTACGTCGGTTTTGACGGAAAAGAAAAAAGATGCTTCGTAA
- a CDS encoding RagB/SusD family nutrient uptake outer membrane protein, protein MTTIKKIKTIVLILPLLALAGCEDFLSKEPDSTRAIINTPKQVSQLLTTAYPQAGYIVFSEGMSDNVADKGVGEDDKTNRASFFFEVVEATVDEQDSPDQYWAECYRAISVANEALDIISKVADPDKYNAQKGEALLARAYAHFMLVNYYCQFFDPQQSNNSPGVPYVTVPEDVVIKQYERGTVAGVYQMIEKDLLEGLPLISDGSYTVPKYHFNIAAANAFASRFYLVKRDYQKVLQYANAAIPANSLAENLRPWNTTYSSLSPEELFRLYSRANQNANLLLIETSSTYGRYVANYRYGLTYPKWQEISDSERIITGNAGWTYPLYYRGENNYFIPKLTEYFVRESVNAEIGLPYVMLPAFTVEEVLFNKVEANAYLGNSAASLADLNTYVSKRVDNYDASEHKVTAASMQSYFRKNNVRDNIVETVLAFKRVEFVQEGMRWFDIQRYKRTVTHEARNGSVISVPAGDNRRVLQIPQTAALSGIAQNPR, encoded by the coding sequence ATGACTACCATCAAAAAAATAAAGACAATCGTGCTCATCCTCCCACTGCTGGCGCTGGCCGGCTGTGAAGATTTCCTTTCGAAAGAACCGGACAGCACCAGGGCAATTATCAACACGCCGAAGCAGGTGTCGCAGTTACTTACAACGGCTTATCCACAGGCTGGCTACATTGTATTTTCGGAAGGAATGAGTGATAATGTGGCCGATAAGGGCGTCGGGGAGGATGACAAGACCAACCGCGCTTCGTTCTTTTTCGAAGTGGTGGAAGCGACTGTGGATGAACAGGATTCGCCAGACCAGTACTGGGCAGAATGCTACCGCGCGATTTCCGTAGCGAATGAAGCGCTCGATATTATCAGCAAAGTGGCCGACCCCGACAAATACAATGCACAGAAAGGCGAGGCATTGCTGGCCAGGGCGTACGCGCATTTTATGCTGGTAAACTACTATTGCCAGTTTTTTGACCCGCAACAATCCAACAATAGCCCCGGCGTACCTTATGTAACGGTACCGGAGGATGTCGTGATCAAGCAATACGAGCGCGGGACGGTTGCCGGCGTGTACCAGATGATCGAAAAGGACCTGCTGGAAGGACTTCCGTTGATCAGCGACGGCTCTTATACCGTGCCGAAGTACCATTTCAATATCGCGGCTGCGAATGCATTTGCAAGCCGTTTTTATTTGGTTAAAAGAGATTATCAAAAGGTGCTGCAATATGCAAATGCGGCAATTCCCGCCAATAGTTTGGCTGAAAACCTCCGTCCTTGGAACACCACTTATTCCAGTCTTTCGCCGGAAGAGTTGTTCAGGCTCTATTCCCGTGCAAATCAGAATGCCAACTTGCTGCTCATCGAAACGTCATCGACCTATGGACGTTATGTAGCCAATTACAGATATGGCCTGACATATCCGAAATGGCAGGAGATTTCGGACAGTGAACGCATTATCACAGGAAATGCGGGATGGACTTATCCGCTTTACTATCGCGGGGAGAACAACTACTTTATTCCAAAATTGACAGAATATTTCGTTCGCGAGTCTGTTAATGCAGAGATCGGGCTTCCTTATGTGATGTTGCCTGCTTTTACGGTCGAGGAAGTACTCTTCAATAAGGTCGAAGCCAATGCATATCTCGGCAACTCTGCCGCTTCCCTGGCGGACCTGAATACTTATGTCAGTAAGCGGGTCGATAACTACGATGCGTCAGAGCATAAGGTTACCGCCGCCAGTATGCAGAGTTATTTCCGGAAAAATAACGTGAGGGACAATATTGTCGAAACCGTACTGGCCTTCAAACGCGTCGAATTTGTACAGGAAGGAATGCGCTGGTTTGACATTCAGCGTTACAAGAGAACGGTGACACACGAAGCCCGTAACGGATCAGTTATTTCGGTTCCGGCGGGGGATAATCGCAGGGTATTGCAGATTCCGCAGACAGCCGCACTTTCAGGTATAGCACAGAATCCCAGGTAA